One Kitasatospora sp. MAP12-44 DNA segment encodes these proteins:
- a CDS encoding LuxR C-terminal-related transcriptional regulator, which yields MACLDRTLTIQEANQEFFRQFGDSSGGLCGRTFCDLVHPSVQQPLLRQFSGLIEGRRDRFATDVIAMGAEGPAFTVPLTAVAVRGGTPDISSILVMMPTGYSSADAGVATSGKKILSEIDARILEGIAAGVSTVPLATRLYLSRQGVEYHVTCLLRKLRVPNRAALVSRAYSMGVLKVGVWPPKVVQDYVKAK from the coding sequence ATGGCCTGCCTCGACCGGACGCTTACCATCCAGGAGGCGAACCAGGAGTTCTTCCGGCAGTTCGGGGACTCCTCGGGGGGTCTCTGCGGCCGCACTTTCTGCGATCTCGTGCACCCCAGCGTGCAGCAGCCGCTGCTGCGTCAGTTCTCCGGCCTCATCGAGGGGCGACGCGACCGGTTCGCCACCGACGTCATCGCAATGGGGGCCGAGGGCCCGGCGTTCACCGTCCCGCTCACCGCTGTTGCGGTACGCGGCGGGACACCCGACATCTCCTCGATCCTGGTGATGATGCCCACCGGATACAGCTCGGCGGACGCGGGGGTCGCCACCAGCGGCAAGAAGATCCTCAGCGAGATCGACGCGCGCATCCTCGAAGGCATAGCGGCCGGTGTCTCCACCGTCCCGCTGGCCACGAGGCTGTACCTGAGCCGCCAGGGCGTCGAGTACCACGTGACCTGTCTCTTGCGTAAGCTCCGCGTCCCCAACCGTGCCGCGCTCGTCTCCCGGGCCTACTCCATGGGGGTTCTCAAGGTGGGCGTCTGGCCGCCGAAGGTCGTCCAGGACTACGTCAAGGCCAAATGA
- a CDS encoding AAA family ATPase: MSAETVGRSREAARLRDVLSQLPAVALVEGEAGVGKSHLVHEAAGAVRRQGTRVLTGCCHPLRESLPYGPVLEAVSAGTDGWSAPDRLPPQTGALARLLPGLADRLPPAPPEPADHRAARFQIVGAVRGILAALGPVVLVVEDVQWADPATRDLLFLLARDVPEHVGLLLTYRHQDLPAGTPVLGTPYRRPPGTAGVEIALEALTEPDVQGMSTALGSWAGPAVARTLFERSAGLPLVVQEDLATLADWSRQGRPGGDVVEALERARVPRALAEAILGRLAGLSPAATALAHAAAVLRTAAGCGTLAQVAGVDATLGPAALAEGLQAAVLHEHVPGRYGLRHALARQAVYRDIPGPRRESLHRTARQVLRAQPAPPLVQVAYHAKALGDLADWLPEAEAAAAQAAARGDGGTAGPLLRAVLAEPQLDPGSRARCALALARLARDGDDVAPNTDELRRLLADPGLAVEVRGEIRLALGLVLVDQADRSGSPELRQAVRELAGRPELAVRAMAGLARSEPRLYRTWLQHAERTVAALSCPVAHAAVRGTRLGLMARDGDPAVRTLADQLPRSDADREVLREYARAIHDIGVAAMEHGHDERAADLLTECQIMGGHSRAAALELRSRTGLLVLDWLAGRWTGLADRVTALAADAGGTPRVDRAAAVVRGNLAAVRGQWNRALAEFGRATALEEPPPEAGEVLSAIAGIAHVRLAQGDPHGAWAALADVLPSTPRPWVGGVLPVAVRAALACGHQEAARQLVTHAEHPTAGHDSPAAAAAFALSHGLLLADAGAAAAAGEQFQRAQLIYQAAGRPYQAAQADEYLAHTRLPAEPHAATQQLARIADVYTRLGATADASRCQRTLRDLGLALPRPRGRRGCDRQLSPRQLQVALLLADGASNLDIAQALCVSPRTAEHHVADTLKKLGVPRRALCDTGVTVALGAP; this comes from the coding sequence ATGAGCGCGGAAACGGTCGGCCGGAGCCGCGAGGCGGCCCGACTGCGCGACGTGCTGTCCCAGCTGCCCGCCGTGGCGCTGGTGGAAGGGGAGGCCGGGGTGGGCAAGTCCCACCTGGTCCACGAAGCCGCCGGTGCGGTGCGCCGGCAGGGGACACGGGTGCTGACCGGCTGCTGTCATCCGCTGCGCGAGTCGCTGCCCTACGGGCCCGTCCTGGAGGCGGTGTCCGCCGGGACCGACGGCTGGTCCGCGCCGGACCGGCTGCCCCCGCAGACCGGTGCGCTGGCCCGCCTGCTGCCCGGGCTCGCCGATCGCCTGCCGCCCGCGCCGCCGGAACCGGCCGACCACCGCGCCGCCCGCTTCCAGATCGTGGGCGCGGTGCGCGGGATCCTGGCGGCGCTGGGCCCGGTGGTGCTGGTCGTCGAGGACGTGCAGTGGGCCGACCCGGCCACCCGCGATCTGCTGTTCCTGCTGGCCCGCGATGTGCCGGAGCACGTCGGACTGCTGCTGACCTACCGGCACCAGGACCTCCCGGCCGGCACCCCGGTGCTCGGCACGCCCTACCGCCGTCCGCCCGGGACGGCGGGCGTGGAGATCGCCCTGGAGGCGCTGACCGAACCTGACGTACAGGGCATGTCCACCGCCCTCGGCTCCTGGGCCGGACCCGCCGTCGCCCGCACGCTCTTCGAGCGCAGCGCCGGGCTGCCGCTGGTCGTGCAGGAGGACCTGGCCACCCTGGCGGACTGGAGCAGGCAGGGCCGGCCGGGTGGCGACGTGGTCGAGGCTCTGGAGCGCGCCAGGGTGCCGCGGGCGCTGGCCGAGGCCATCCTGGGCCGGCTGGCGGGCCTGTCCCCCGCGGCGACGGCCCTCGCCCACGCGGCCGCCGTGCTCCGCACCGCCGCCGGCTGCGGGACGCTCGCGCAGGTCGCCGGTGTGGACGCCACGCTGGGACCCGCCGCACTGGCGGAGGGGTTGCAGGCGGCGGTGCTGCACGAGCACGTCCCGGGGCGGTACGGACTGCGCCATGCCCTGGCCCGGCAGGCCGTGTACCGGGACATCCCCGGCCCGCGCCGCGAGAGCCTGCACCGCACCGCCCGCCAGGTCCTGCGTGCTCAGCCGGCTCCCCCGCTGGTGCAGGTCGCCTACCACGCGAAGGCGCTGGGTGACCTGGCCGACTGGCTGCCCGAAGCCGAGGCCGCCGCCGCGCAGGCCGCCGCCCGGGGCGACGGCGGCACCGCCGGGCCGCTGCTGCGGGCCGTCCTGGCCGAGCCGCAGCTCGACCCCGGTTCGCGGGCCCGCTGCGCGCTGGCGCTGGCCCGCCTCGCGCGGGACGGCGACGACGTCGCTCCCAACACCGACGAACTCCGCCGGCTGCTGGCCGACCCCGGCCTCGCGGTGGAGGTCCGCGGGGAGATCCGGCTCGCCCTGGGCCTGGTCCTGGTCGACCAGGCCGACCGGTCCGGCTCTCCGGAGCTGCGGCAGGCCGTGCGGGAGCTGGCCGGCCGACCGGAATTGGCCGTGCGCGCCATGGCCGGGCTCGCCCGAAGCGAGCCCCGGCTGTACCGGACGTGGCTGCAGCACGCCGAGCGGACCGTCGCGGCGCTGTCCTGCCCCGTGGCACACGCCGCGGTGCGGGGCACCCGGCTGGGCCTGATGGCCCGGGACGGGGACCCGGCCGTCCGGACGCTGGCCGACCAGTTGCCCCGCTCCGATGCCGATCGCGAGGTACTGCGGGAGTACGCCCGCGCGATTCACGACATCGGCGTCGCCGCGATGGAGCACGGCCACGACGAACGCGCCGCCGACCTTCTGACGGAGTGTCAGATCATGGGTGGGCACAGCCGCGCTGCCGCCCTGGAGCTGCGCAGCCGCACCGGCCTGCTGGTCCTCGACTGGCTGGCCGGCCGGTGGACGGGCCTGGCCGACCGGGTCACGGCGCTCGCCGCGGACGCCGGCGGCACGCCACGGGTCGACCGGGCCGCCGCCGTCGTCCGCGGGAACCTGGCTGCGGTGCGCGGGCAGTGGAACCGCGCCCTGGCCGAGTTCGGCCGCGCCACAGCCCTGGAGGAGCCGCCCCCCGAGGCCGGCGAGGTACTCAGCGCCATCGCGGGCATCGCCCACGTCCGGCTGGCCCAGGGAGATCCACACGGCGCGTGGGCCGCGCTGGCGGACGTCCTGCCCAGCACACCGCGCCCCTGGGTCGGCGGCGTACTCCCGGTCGCCGTGCGAGCCGCACTGGCCTGCGGGCACCAGGAGGCCGCCCGCCAACTGGTCACCCATGCCGAACACCCCACCGCCGGCCACGACAGCCCCGCCGCGGCCGCCGCCTTCGCCCTCAGCCACGGACTGCTGCTGGCGGACGCCGGCGCCGCCGCCGCGGCCGGCGAGCAGTTCCAGCGCGCCCAGCTGATCTACCAGGCCGCCGGCCGGCCCTACCAGGCCGCGCAGGCCGACGAGTACCTCGCCCACACCAGGCTGCCCGCCGAACCGCACGCCGCGACCCAGCAGTTGGCCCGAATCGCCGACGTCTACACACGCTTGGGCGCCACCGCGG
- a CDS encoding response regulator, with amino-acid sequence MTPDTGRVLVVDDDRTNRMMLTYRLEINGIHATAAENGQQALRLMREETFHVVLLDILMPQMDGYTTLEIMKGDPALCPTPVIVISQLDEMDSVIRCLELGAEDYLPKPLNALLLMARVNGILLRSRLSRIEEDHQRQVARLIEAVTAAENGTFDPPSLDAVAEREDHLGELARALQRTLPSLPR; translated from the coding sequence ATGACCCCGGACACAGGCCGCGTACTGGTGGTCGACGACGACCGCACCAACCGCATGATGCTGACCTACCGGCTGGAGATCAACGGAATCCACGCCACGGCCGCCGAGAACGGGCAGCAGGCACTGCGCCTCATGAGGGAGGAGACATTCCACGTCGTGCTCCTCGACATCCTCATGCCTCAGATGGACGGCTACACCACACTGGAGATCATGAAAGGCGACCCCGCACTCTGCCCGACCCCCGTGATCGTGATCTCCCAGCTGGACGAGATGGACAGCGTCATCCGGTGCCTCGAACTCGGCGCCGAGGACTACCTTCCCAAACCCCTCAACGCGTTGCTGCTCATGGCCCGCGTCAACGGCATCCTGCTGCGCAGCCGGCTCAGCCGGATCGAGGAGGACCACCAACGGCAGGTCGCCCGGCTGATCGAGGCCGTCACTGCCGCGGAGAACGGCACCTTCGATCCTCCGTCGCTCGACGCCGTCGCCGAGCGCGAGGACCACCTCGGAGAACTCGCCCGGGCACTGCAGCGGACGCTCCCCAGCCTCCCCCGGTAG
- a CDS encoding response regulator produces MRHTTGAERTTRSSTGNERSRRARRPRFLPRPRIWHKLAAIFLALTLPLGLTAAFLVNEQNSRITLSQNETNGLSVIRLLNPLLLNVSTHRTLVRHQLTGEPVPPGQIAAVESTIDQEFGALDSVSRSLGRSVGSGPGTSAPGPDQSGTPQLLPATLTQEWNRIKTGPLDLATSETMNEQLITSLINLVSYVGDHNGLLIDPDLDTSYVLIALSLWEPRITDHLADLGDTTEAQLGQASATSGGARAVANAGDDLGQDMEQLQTSLSRAFADTPHINNDRNLQPTVGPLLQQLGQSVTSLVAASNQLATSSAPQSLTPSAYSTQLAATRQADGRLSDALWGQGNAMLHTREHRDFLHNVATLSIIGAALALVTAMTVFIGRRMVKDLGNVAEAADSLTRGDLGWRARVKSRDEIATVAAAFNAMADRLQDSYTAIERKVRQRTSQLDQRNASVELLEGVASAANVAATPEQAAQVILDLVCAYTRWPVGRAGLDHPPIQPPDDQPATPATVTSVWHLDATGGPLRELLEAVQASPHGGLADQVRTSGEPAWISDLDQDQDLAAERRNSGTQLRSYLVFPLLQGQQVSGVLEFLAPGPTEPDEALCKLVLNAGTQLGRVLERAHSAQQLQISKETAEVANQAKSTFLATMSHEIRTPLNSVIGMTDLLLDTRLESDQREFVEIIHDSGESLLVIINDILDFSKIEAGKLDLDNKSIDLRRCIEGAFDLIASRAAQKNLDLAYIVDPSIPHEVMGDPLRLRQVIGNLLSNAVKFTPEGEVVLSVEPGPDPAGTTGDDHLDHLDLHFAVRDTGIGITADRMELLFHAFEQLDTSSSRRFEGTGLGLAISQRLTELMGGSIWAESTPGHGSTFHFTIRTQQTPAAMRTRSKPTRLPDLQDKRLLVVDDNATNRMILTLQGESWGMVVRATEFPHEALDWIRRGDPFDIGILDYQFPETNGAALSHEIRRWRDRVALPLILLTSVGRHSAETLTEFDSYHTKPIKADHLYDEIRTALRGSQQAPAEPAASRPAPTRAPQRQPAAHDLRILLAEDNPTNRVLVLHMLKRLGYRAQVAENGVQALDALRQQPYDVVLMDVQMPDMDGLEAARRIHREWPRQTRPRIIAMTANAMAGDREACLAAGMDDYLSKPLRLGELSRALRRCRPNDRTSSADAAPPEWELEGELEGEQPLDAGTVQRLVESLTPAFAAEVIGAFLEDSPALLETIGSAIPAGDPDEVHRAAHTLRSNATTFGANVLAALCADLEHGAAQGALAEAAPVVPRIQTEYRRCRQALERLRAELTP; encoded by the coding sequence ATGCGGCACACCACTGGCGCAGAGCGCACGACCCGGTCCTCCACCGGGAACGAGCGCAGCCGCAGGGCGCGTCGCCCGCGGTTCCTGCCCAGGCCGCGCATCTGGCACAAGCTGGCGGCCATCTTCCTGGCCCTCACCCTCCCACTCGGCCTCACCGCCGCCTTCCTGGTCAACGAGCAGAACAGCCGGATCACCCTCTCCCAGAACGAGACCAACGGGCTCAGCGTGATCCGCCTGCTCAACCCGCTGCTCCTGAACGTCTCCACGCACCGCACCCTGGTGCGCCATCAACTGACCGGCGAGCCGGTCCCGCCGGGCCAGATCGCGGCCGTGGAGAGCACCATCGACCAGGAGTTCGGCGCCCTCGACTCCGTCAGCCGCTCGCTCGGGCGCTCGGTCGGGTCGGGCCCGGGGACCTCGGCCCCCGGGCCCGACCAGAGCGGAACGCCCCAGCTGCTCCCCGCCACGCTGACTCAGGAGTGGAACCGCATCAAGACCGGGCCGCTCGACCTGGCCACCAGCGAAACCATGAACGAGCAGCTGATCACCAGCCTGATCAACCTGGTCTCCTACGTCGGCGACCACAACGGACTGCTCATCGACCCCGACCTCGACACCAGCTACGTGCTGATCGCCCTGTCCCTGTGGGAACCGCGGATCACCGACCATCTGGCCGACCTCGGGGACACCACCGAGGCCCAGCTGGGGCAGGCCTCGGCCACGTCCGGCGGCGCGCGCGCCGTCGCGAACGCCGGCGACGACCTCGGGCAGGACATGGAGCAGCTCCAGACCAGCCTGTCCCGGGCCTTCGCCGACACCCCCCACATCAACAACGACCGGAATCTCCAGCCCACGGTCGGTCCACTGCTCCAGCAGCTCGGTCAGTCGGTCACCAGCCTGGTCGCCGCCAGCAACCAGCTCGCCACGTCCAGCGCCCCGCAGAGCCTCACGCCGAGCGCCTACAGCACCCAGCTGGCCGCGACACGGCAGGCGGACGGCCGGCTCTCCGACGCCCTGTGGGGTCAGGGGAACGCGATGCTGCACACCCGGGAGCACCGGGACTTCCTGCACAACGTGGCCACGCTCTCGATCATCGGCGCCGCCCTCGCCCTGGTCACCGCCATGACCGTGTTCATCGGCCGCCGCATGGTCAAGGATCTGGGCAACGTCGCCGAGGCCGCCGACTCCCTCACCCGGGGCGACCTCGGGTGGCGTGCCCGCGTGAAGAGCCGGGACGAGATCGCCACCGTGGCCGCGGCGTTCAACGCCATGGCCGATCGGCTCCAGGACAGCTACACCGCCATCGAGCGCAAGGTCCGCCAGCGCACCAGCCAACTCGACCAGCGCAACGCCTCGGTCGAACTGCTTGAGGGTGTCGCCTCCGCGGCCAACGTGGCCGCCACACCGGAGCAGGCGGCCCAGGTCATCCTCGATCTGGTCTGCGCCTACACCCGATGGCCGGTCGGCCGCGCCGGCCTCGACCATCCCCCGATCCAGCCCCCCGACGACCAGCCGGCCACGCCCGCCACGGTCACCTCGGTCTGGCACCTGGACGCCACGGGCGGTCCGCTCAGGGAACTGCTGGAGGCCGTCCAGGCCTCGCCGCACGGGGGACTCGCCGATCAGGTCCGGACCAGTGGCGAACCCGCCTGGATCAGCGACCTCGACCAGGACCAGGATCTGGCGGCCGAGCGGAGGAACAGCGGGACGCAGCTGCGCAGTTACCTGGTGTTTCCGCTGTTGCAAGGCCAGCAGGTCTCCGGCGTACTCGAGTTCCTCGCCCCCGGGCCCACCGAGCCGGACGAGGCGCTGTGCAAACTCGTCCTCAACGCCGGCACCCAGCTCGGGCGAGTTCTCGAACGCGCCCACTCCGCACAGCAGTTGCAGATCTCCAAGGAGACCGCCGAAGTTGCCAACCAGGCGAAGAGCACCTTCCTCGCCACGATGAGCCACGAGATCCGCACTCCGCTCAACTCCGTGATCGGCATGACCGACCTGCTCCTGGACACGCGACTGGAGAGCGACCAGCGCGAGTTCGTCGAGATCATCCACGACAGCGGAGAGAGCCTGCTGGTCATCATCAACGACATCCTCGACTTCTCCAAGATCGAAGCCGGCAAGCTCGACCTGGACAACAAGTCCATCGACCTGCGCCGCTGCATCGAGGGTGCATTCGACCTGATCGCCAGTCGAGCCGCCCAGAAGAACCTCGACCTCGCCTACATCGTCGACCCGAGCATCCCGCACGAGGTGATGGGCGACCCGCTGCGCCTGCGCCAGGTCATCGGCAACCTGCTCAGCAACGCGGTCAAGTTCACGCCCGAGGGCGAGGTGGTGCTCTCCGTCGAACCCGGGCCGGACCCGGCCGGCACCACCGGCGACGACCACCTGGACCACCTGGACCTGCACTTCGCCGTCCGCGACACCGGCATCGGCATCACCGCCGACCGCATGGAACTGCTCTTCCACGCCTTCGAGCAGCTCGACACGTCCAGCAGCAGGCGCTTCGAGGGCACCGGCCTGGGGCTGGCGATCAGTCAGCGCCTCACCGAACTCATGGGTGGATCGATCTGGGCGGAGAGCACCCCGGGCCATGGGTCCACTTTCCACTTCACCATCCGTACCCAGCAGACACCCGCCGCGATGCGGACCCGCTCCAAACCGACCCGGCTGCCCGACCTCCAGGACAAGCGCCTGCTGGTGGTCGACGACAACGCCACCAACCGCATGATCCTCACTCTCCAGGGAGAATCCTGGGGAATGGTCGTCCGCGCCACCGAATTCCCGCACGAGGCCCTCGACTGGATCCGCCGCGGCGATCCCTTCGACATCGGCATCCTGGACTACCAGTTCCCGGAGACGAACGGCGCCGCGCTCTCCCACGAGATCCGCCGCTGGCGGGACCGGGTCGCCCTGCCGCTCATCCTGCTCACCTCGGTCGGCCGCCACAGCGCCGAGACCCTCACCGAGTTCGACAGCTACCACACCAAACCCATCAAGGCGGACCACCTGTACGACGAAATCCGCACCGCACTCCGGGGCTCGCAGCAGGCTCCCGCCGAGCCAGCCGCGTCCCGGCCGGCGCCCACCCGGGCTCCCCAACGGCAGCCGGCCGCCCACGACCTGCGCATCCTGCTCGCGGAGGACAACCCGACGAACCGCGTGCTGGTGCTGCACATGCTCAAGCGGCTCGGATACCGCGCGCAGGTAGCCGAGAACGGCGTCCAGGCCCTGGACGCCCTCCGGCAGCAGCCCTACGACGTGGTCCTGATGGACGTCCAGATGCCAGACATGGACGGGCTCGAAGCAGCACGCCGCATCCACCGGGAATGGCCCCGCCAGACCCGGCCGCGCATCATCGCCATGACCGCCAACGCCATGGCCGGCGACCGCGAGGCCTGCCTCGCCGCAGGCATGGACGACTACCTCAGCAAGCCGCTGCGCTTGGGAGAACTCAGCCGGGCCCTGCGCCGATGCCGGCCGAACGACCGGACGTCATCCGCCGACGCGGCGCCGCCGGAGTGGGAGCTGGAGGGGGAGTTGGAGGGGGAGCAGCCCCTCGACGCCGGTACCGTGCAGCGACTCGTCGAGTCGCTCACGCCAGCCTTCGCCGCCGAGGTCATCGGGGCGTTCCTCGAGGACTCGCCCGCTCTCCTGGAGACCATCGGTTCGGCGATCCCGGCAGGCGATCCCGACGAGGTCCACCGCGCCGCCCACACACTGCGATCCAACGCAACCACCTTCGGCGCAAACGTCCTGGCCGCCCTGTGCGCGGACCTCGAGCACGGCGCGGCGCAGGGGGCGCTGGCCGAAGCCGCACCCGTGGTCCCACGCATCCAGACCGAGTACCGCAGGTGCCGACAGGCCCTGGAACGACTGAGAGCAGAGCTCACACCATGA
- a CDS encoding ATP-binding protein: MTAIPAQPAPVSAAPVVEQHDEYSLPHHATAPSKARHHARQVLADWGLAEELVFDALLVVSELVTNAVEHALPPTTLRLQAHAADGRTELQVDVMDGGPAARDGEWTSSCAADEHGRGRQIVAALANGTVSEEGAGGGDHGATLRTAEAARVAAPVGEGSFG, translated from the coding sequence ATGACTGCGATCCCCGCTCAGCCCGCTCCCGTGAGTGCCGCTCCGGTGGTCGAGCAGCACGACGAGTACAGCCTGCCGCACCACGCCACAGCGCCCTCGAAGGCCAGGCACCACGCGCGGCAGGTGCTGGCCGACTGGGGCCTCGCGGAGGAGCTGGTCTTCGACGCCCTCCTGGTGGTCTCCGAGCTGGTCACCAACGCGGTCGAGCACGCGCTGCCGCCGACCACCCTGCGGCTGCAGGCCCACGCGGCCGACGGGCGCACCGAGCTGCAGGTCGACGTCATGGACGGCGGCCCGGCCGCACGCGACGGGGAGTGGACCAGCAGCTGCGCGGCCGACGAGCACGGCCGTGGTCGGCAGATCGTCGCGGCGCTCGCGAACGGCACCGTCAGCGAGGAGGGTGCCGGCGGCGGCGACCACGGCGCCACGCTGCGGACGGCGGAGGCGGCGCGAGTTGCCGCGCCGGTCGGCGAGGGGAGCTTCGGATGA
- a CDS encoding AAA family ATPase, with translation MEYSSALYEREAEIDALAGLVTRARSGRGGFAAVEGLPGIGKSSLLAAVHAVARSHELWVATARGMELESDFAFGVVRQLFEPLLAGSDPQQRRQLLSGAAGQADPVFGPVTTGDSAEHDFAVLHGLLWLTTNLSEQRPLMLLVDDMHWADVASLQFLAYLLPRLDALGVCVVAALRRGEPGSGRQLLERITTDRACLLLRPRALSPAAAFSLVRGEFARGSPAEQVDDEFLAACHSATGGNPLLLKETVATLMLERVAPQADNVGQVAEVGPRAAARWVSLWTRRLTPAALALARAVAVLGGGVSLEQAAALAELPLTTAMQAGADLRRIDLLRAEPGPGSRTGIGYTHPVVRAAVYQAMAPEETWAAHRRAAELLFQDGAEAEQVAAHLLRSPPTGQPHLVPLLTRAAHEARTRGSPHAAATYLQRCLGEASGDDDRLAVLSELGLTLQLTDTEASVRYLRQALPLARDGRRHAMIASLLGTGLLLTQRIPEALDVWRHALALLPPDEADLTARLQADILSIPLLEPAGPGLRQDILRQVGRQRQRQPGLAPTPGGRILDCVIAGHDAIVGDPRAVPRALRALEDSRLLGKAVGVTPAVLAWWVLICADRPEALASLDLAVTQAYHEGSTASLTSALTYRALAWLRRGSLAEAEADAMDAVSATETSGISLHRLVLGPIWAEVLMEQGRVPEAEKALEWALEGDTLPLTGLIYHLLLRRARLLRLQGDIGGALETALAAGEAFMAAGGQNPAVLPWQSEAALCLHLLDRDAEAQVLALEELRLTRDWSAPLARGRALRVAGLVHRGEPGTTFLEQAVQRLESTQARLEYAKAAAEYGASLRRGGRRTDSRRVLTEALDVARTCGATALMEQVLAELKAGGGRPRRHMVSGSESLTPSEIRVAELAAAGRSNREIAQTLFVTPKTVEAHLASSYRKLGITSRRQLADQLPPPTST, from the coding sequence ATGGAGTACAGCAGCGCGCTGTACGAGCGCGAAGCCGAGATCGACGCGCTGGCTGGCCTGGTCACCAGGGCCCGGAGCGGGCGGGGAGGCTTTGCTGCTGTCGAGGGGCTGCCGGGCATCGGCAAGAGCAGCCTGCTCGCCGCGGTACACGCCGTCGCCAGGAGCCATGAACTGTGGGTGGCCACCGCCCGCGGCATGGAACTGGAGAGCGACTTCGCCTTCGGCGTAGTTCGACAGCTGTTCGAGCCGCTACTGGCAGGGAGTGACCCTCAGCAGCGCCGGCAGCTGCTGTCCGGCGCGGCCGGCCAGGCCGACCCCGTCTTCGGGCCGGTCACGACCGGCGACAGCGCCGAGCACGACTTCGCCGTCCTGCACGGGTTGCTCTGGCTCACCACCAACCTGTCCGAGCAGCGGCCGCTGATGCTGCTCGTGGACGACATGCACTGGGCGGACGTCGCCTCGCTGCAGTTCCTGGCCTACTTACTGCCGCGGCTGGACGCGCTCGGCGTGTGCGTGGTGGCGGCCCTGCGGCGCGGCGAACCCGGCAGTGGGCGCCAGCTGCTGGAGCGCATCACCACCGACCGGGCTTGCCTGCTGCTGCGTCCCCGGGCACTGAGCCCCGCCGCGGCCTTCAGCCTGGTGCGCGGTGAGTTCGCCCGCGGTTCGCCGGCCGAGCAGGTCGACGACGAGTTCCTGGCCGCCTGCCACAGCGCCACGGGCGGCAATCCCCTGCTCCTCAAGGAGACGGTGGCCACACTGATGCTCGAACGCGTCGCGCCGCAGGCCGACAACGTCGGGCAGGTAGCCGAGGTCGGTCCGCGGGCCGCCGCCCGCTGGGTGTCGCTGTGGACCCGACGCCTCACCCCGGCGGCCCTGGCGCTGGCCCGAGCGGTGGCCGTCCTCGGTGGCGGCGTCTCCCTCGAACAGGCCGCAGCACTGGCCGAGCTGCCGCTGACCACCGCCATGCAGGCGGGCGCCGATCTCCGGCGGATCGACCTGCTGCGCGCCGAGCCCGGTCCGGGGTCCCGGACGGGGATCGGTTACACCCATCCCGTGGTCCGGGCGGCGGTCTATCAGGCGATGGCTCCCGAGGAGACCTGGGCGGCCCACCGGCGAGCCGCCGAGCTGCTCTTCCAGGACGGGGCCGAGGCCGAACAGGTGGCCGCGCACCTGCTGCGCTCGCCGCCCACCGGCCAGCCCCACCTGGTCCCGCTCCTGACGCGGGCGGCACACGAGGCGCGCACCCGCGGCTCCCCGCACGCGGCCGCCACCTATCTGCAGCGCTGCCTCGGCGAGGCGTCGGGCGACGACGACCGCCTGGCGGTGCTGTCCGAACTCGGCCTGACCCTTCAGCTGACCGACACCGAGGCCTCGGTGCGCTACCTGCGCCAGGCGCTGCCGCTCGCCCGGGACGGGCGCCGACACGCCATGATCGCCAGCCTGCTGGGCACCGGCCTGCTGCTGACCCAGCGCATTCCCGAGGCCCTCGACGTGTGGCGGCACGCCCTGGCCCTGCTACCGCCCGACGAGGCGGACCTCACCGCGAGGCTGCAGGCCGACATCCTGTCGATCCCTCTCCTGGAACCGGCCGGCCCCGGCCTGCGCCAGGACATCCTCCGCCAGGTCGGCCGGCAGCGGCAGCGGCAGCCGGGGCTCGCCCCGACCCCGGGCGGGCGGATCCTGGACTGCGTCATCGCCGGACACGACGCCATCGTCGGCGACCCTCGCGCGGTGCCGCGGGCGCTGCGAGCCCTGGAGGACAGCCGGCTCCTCGGGAAGGCCGTCGGCGTCACCCCCGCGGTCCTGGCCTGGTGGGTGCTGATCTGCGCCGACCGGCCCGAGGCGCTGGCCAGTCTGGACCTTGCGGTCACCCAGGCCTACCACGAGGGTTCGACCGCCAGCCTCACCTCCGCCCTCACCTACCGCGCCCTCGCCTGGCTGCGCCGCGGCAGCCTGGCCGAGGCCGAGGCCGACGCGATGGACGCCGTCTCGGCCACCGAGACCTCCGGCATCAGCCTGCACCGCCTCGTCCTCGGCCCGATCTGGGCCGAGGTCCTGATGGAACAGGGCCGGGTGCCCGAGGCCGAGAAGGCGCTGGAGTGGGCGCTGGAAGGCGACACGCTCCCACTGACCGGCCTCATCTACCACCTGCTGCTGCGCCGCGCCCGGCTCCTGCGCCTGCAGGGAGACATCGGTGGGGCCCTGGAGACCGCCCTGGCCGCAGGCGAGGCCTTCATGGCGGCGGGCGGCCAGAATCCCGCGGTCCTCCCCTGGCAGTCCGAGGCGGCCCTCTGCCTGCACCTGCTGGACCGGGACGCCGAGGCACAGGTGCTGGCCCTGGAGGAGCTGCGGCTGACCCGCGACTGGAGCGCGCCGCTGGCACGAGGCCGCGCGCTGCGGGTGGCCGGGCTCGTCCACCGCGGTGAACCGGGCACCACGTTCCTCGAACAGGCCGTGCAGCGACTGGAATCGACCCAGGCCCGCCTGGAGTACGCCAAGGCCGCCGCCGAGTACGGGGCGTCCCTGCGCCGCGGCGGCCGGCGCACGGACTCCCGGCGCGTCCTCACCGAGGCTCTCGACGTCGCCCGCACCTGTGGTGCGACAGCGCTGATGGAGCAGGTCCTGGCCGAGCTCAAGGCCGGTGGCGGCCGCCCGCGCCGACACATGGTCAGCGGATCCGAGTCGCTGACCCCCAGCGAGATCCGGGTCGCCGAGCTGGCCGCGGCCGGCCGGTCGAACCGCGAGATCGCCCAGACCCTGTTCGTCACGCCCAAGACCGTGGAGGCCCACCTGGCCAGCTCCTACCGCAAGCTCGGCATCACCAGCCGACGCCAACTCGCCGACCAGCTCCCGCCCCCGACCTCGACCTGA